Proteins encoded by one window of Sardina pilchardus chromosome 7, fSarPil1.1, whole genome shotgun sequence:
- the fam3a gene encoding protein FAM3A isoform X2 has protein sequence MRLAGPLRVVVVVFLVGITWLLTSSVLGRDGGSILRHFFSGGEEPTPEPKPRKYKCGLSAPCPEKHMAFRVVSGAANVIGPKICLEDKILMSSVRNNVGRGLNIALVNGVTGELLEVKSFDMWAGDVSELLKFLRPLHEGTLVFVASFDDPSTKLNDEARHLFEELGSTAAKEMAFRDSWVFVGAKGIENKSPFEQRMKNSKSSNKYEGWPESLEMDGCIPLRAPLEN, from the exons ATGAGGCTGGCAG GGCCTTTgcgtgttgttgtggttgtctTTCTTGTGGGCATCACATGGCTCCTAACAAGTTCAGTGTTGGGTAGAGATGGTGGCTCTATTCTGCGACATTTTTTCA GTGGTGGGGAAGAGCCCACTCCAG AGCCAAAACCACGCAAGTACAAGTGTGGCTTGTCTGCACCTTGCCCTGAGAAGCACATGGCTTTCCGTGTTGTCTCTGGGGCCGCCAATGTCATTGGTCCAAAAATCTGCTTGGAGGACAAAAT CCTCATGAGCAGTGTCAGGAACAATGTTGGACGAGGACTGAATATCGCTTTAGTAAATG GCGTGACAGGAGAGCTCCTAGAAGTCAAGTCTTTCGATATGTGGGCTGGGG aTGTCTCGGAATTGTTGAAGTTTCTCAGGCCCCTCCACGAGGGAACACTTGTGTTTGTGGCCTCCTTTGATGATCCATCCACAAA GTTAAATGATGAGGCACGCCATCTCTTTGAGGAGCTGGGCAGCACTGCGGCGAAGGAGATGGCTTTCAGAGACAGCTGGGTATTTGTCGGGGCTAAAGGCATAGAAAATAAAAGCCCTTTTGAGCAG CGCATGAAAAACAGCAAGAGCAGTAATAAATACGAGGGCTGGCCTGAGTCCTTGGAGATGGACGGCTGCATTCCCCTGCGAGCCCCTCTGGAGAACTAA
- the fam3a gene encoding protein FAM3A isoform X1 has protein sequence MRLAGPLRVVVVVFLVGITWLLTSSVLGRDGGSILRHFFSGGGEEPTPEPKPRKYKCGLSAPCPEKHMAFRVVSGAANVIGPKICLEDKILMSSVRNNVGRGLNIALVNGVTGELLEVKSFDMWAGDVSELLKFLRPLHEGTLVFVASFDDPSTKLNDEARHLFEELGSTAAKEMAFRDSWVFVGAKGIENKSPFEQRMKNSKSSNKYEGWPESLEMDGCIPLRAPLEN, from the exons ATGAGGCTGGCAG GGCCTTTgcgtgttgttgtggttgtctTTCTTGTGGGCATCACATGGCTCCTAACAAGTTCAGTGTTGGGTAGAGATGGTGGCTCTATTCTGCGACATTTTTTCAGTG GTGGTGGGGAAGAGCCCACTCCAG AGCCAAAACCACGCAAGTACAAGTGTGGCTTGTCTGCACCTTGCCCTGAGAAGCACATGGCTTTCCGTGTTGTCTCTGGGGCCGCCAATGTCATTGGTCCAAAAATCTGCTTGGAGGACAAAAT CCTCATGAGCAGTGTCAGGAACAATGTTGGACGAGGACTGAATATCGCTTTAGTAAATG GCGTGACAGGAGAGCTCCTAGAAGTCAAGTCTTTCGATATGTGGGCTGGGG aTGTCTCGGAATTGTTGAAGTTTCTCAGGCCCCTCCACGAGGGAACACTTGTGTTTGTGGCCTCCTTTGATGATCCATCCACAAA GTTAAATGATGAGGCACGCCATCTCTTTGAGGAGCTGGGCAGCACTGCGGCGAAGGAGATGGCTTTCAGAGACAGCTGGGTATTTGTCGGGGCTAAAGGCATAGAAAATAAAAGCCCTTTTGAGCAG CGCATGAAAAACAGCAAGAGCAGTAATAAATACGAGGGCTGGCCTGAGTCCTTGGAGATGGACGGCTGCATTCCCCTGCGAGCCCCTCTGGAGAACTAA
- the idh3g gene encoding isocitrate dehydrogenase [NAD] subunit gamma, mitochondrial isoform X2, producing MAASSTVLSLSQALKPLGLWGGQLGKSARVFGAVINCHRGKSTYTPPPAKYGGRHTVTLIPGDGIGPELLNHVRELFRFSCVPVDFEVVNVNSSQDEEENISNAITAIRRNGVALKGNIETNHTMPPSVKSRNNLLRTTLDLFANVMHCQSLPGVQTRHKNIDIIIIRENTEGEYSSLEHESVSGVVESLKIITRHNSLRIAEYAFKMAREKGRRRVTAVHKANIMKLGDGLFLQCCKEVAAGYPDIAFDAMIVDNTTMQLVSKPQQFDVMVMPNLYGNVVSNVCAGLVGGPGLVPGANYGNNYAVFETATRNTGKSIADRNIANPTAMLLASCLMLDHLKLHEYASMIRGAVLQTMNETRLHTPDIGGQGTTSDVVHNIMKNIQSTGPLTTEL from the exons ATGGCAGCCTCCAGcactgtgctttctctctctcaagcttTGAAACCATTGGGCCTTTGGGGAGGACAACTGGGAAAGTCAGCAAGA GTGTTCGGTGCTGTGATCAACTGTCACCGAGGGAAGTCGACGTACACG CCACCCCCTGCAAAGTACGGCGGTCGACACACTGTGACCCTCATTCCTGGGGATGGAATCGGACCCGAGCTGCTCAACCACGTGAGGGAACTCTTCAG GTTCAGCTGTGTTCCTGTGGACTTTGAGGTGGTGAATGTGAATTCCTCTCAGGACGAGGAGGAAAACATCAGTAATGCCATCACTGCCATCCGTCGCAATGGAGTGGCTCTTAAGG GAAATATCGAAACCAACCACACGATGCCACCATCCGTTAAATCTAGGAATAACCTTCTCCG CACAACTCTGGACCTCTTTGCCAATGTGATGCATTGTCAGTCCCTCCCAGGGGTCCAGACCCGCCACAAGAACAtagacatcatcatcatccgaGAGAACACGGAGGGAGAGTACAGCAGTCTGGAGCATGAG AGTGTGTCCGGTGTGGTGGAGAGTCTGAAGATCATTACCAGGCACAACTCCCTGCGCATCGCTGAGTACGCCTTCAAAATGGCCCGAGAGAAAGGCAGACGCAGGGTAACAGCTGTGCACAAAGCCAACATCAT GAAGCTGGGGGACGGCCTGTTTCTGCAGTGTTGTAAGGAAGTGGCCGCTGGATATCCAGACATCGCCTTTGACGCCATGATTGTGGATAACACCACCATGCAG CTCGTGTCCAAGCCTCAACAGTTTGATGTCATGGTGATGCCCAACCTGTATGGAAATGTGGTCAGCAACGTGTGTGCGGGACTAGTGGGTGGCCCTGGGCTGGTGCCTGGGGCCAACTACGGCAACAACTATGCTGTCTTTGAGACC GCCACTAGGAACACAGGCAAGAGCATTGCTGACAGGAACATCGCCAACCCCACCGCCATGCTGCTGGCCAGCTGCCTCATGCTGGATCACCTCAA GCTTCATGAGTATGCGAGCATGATCCGCGGCGCTGTCCTTCAGACCATGAACGAGACCAGG TTGCACACCCCAGACATCGGAGGGCAGGGCACCACCTCGGACGTGGTTCATAACATCATGAAGAACATCCAGAGCACTGGGCCCCTTACCACTGAGCTCTAA
- the idh3g gene encoding isocitrate dehydrogenase [NAD] subunit gamma, mitochondrial isoform X1 produces the protein MAASSTVLSLSQALKPLGLWGGQLGKSARVFGAVINCHRGKSTYTGPIIPPPAKYGGRHTVTLIPGDGIGPELLNHVRELFRFSCVPVDFEVVNVNSSQDEEENISNAITAIRRNGVALKGNIETNHTMPPSVKSRNNLLRTTLDLFANVMHCQSLPGVQTRHKNIDIIIIRENTEGEYSSLEHESVSGVVESLKIITRHNSLRIAEYAFKMAREKGRRRVTAVHKANIMKLGDGLFLQCCKEVAAGYPDIAFDAMIVDNTTMQLVSKPQQFDVMVMPNLYGNVVSNVCAGLVGGPGLVPGANYGNNYAVFETATRNTGKSIADRNIANPTAMLLASCLMLDHLKLHEYASMIRGAVLQTMNETRLHTPDIGGQGTTSDVVHNIMKNIQSTGPLTTEL, from the exons ATGGCAGCCTCCAGcactgtgctttctctctctcaagcttTGAAACCATTGGGCCTTTGGGGAGGACAACTGGGAAAGTCAGCAAGA GTGTTCGGTGCTGTGATCAACTGTCACCGAGGGAAGTCGACGTACACG GGCCCAATCATT CCACCCCCTGCAAAGTACGGCGGTCGACACACTGTGACCCTCATTCCTGGGGATGGAATCGGACCCGAGCTGCTCAACCACGTGAGGGAACTCTTCAG GTTCAGCTGTGTTCCTGTGGACTTTGAGGTGGTGAATGTGAATTCCTCTCAGGACGAGGAGGAAAACATCAGTAATGCCATCACTGCCATCCGTCGCAATGGAGTGGCTCTTAAGG GAAATATCGAAACCAACCACACGATGCCACCATCCGTTAAATCTAGGAATAACCTTCTCCG CACAACTCTGGACCTCTTTGCCAATGTGATGCATTGTCAGTCCCTCCCAGGGGTCCAGACCCGCCACAAGAACAtagacatcatcatcatccgaGAGAACACGGAGGGAGAGTACAGCAGTCTGGAGCATGAG AGTGTGTCCGGTGTGGTGGAGAGTCTGAAGATCATTACCAGGCACAACTCCCTGCGCATCGCTGAGTACGCCTTCAAAATGGCCCGAGAGAAAGGCAGACGCAGGGTAACAGCTGTGCACAAAGCCAACATCAT GAAGCTGGGGGACGGCCTGTTTCTGCAGTGTTGTAAGGAAGTGGCCGCTGGATATCCAGACATCGCCTTTGACGCCATGATTGTGGATAACACCACCATGCAG CTCGTGTCCAAGCCTCAACAGTTTGATGTCATGGTGATGCCCAACCTGTATGGAAATGTGGTCAGCAACGTGTGTGCGGGACTAGTGGGTGGCCCTGGGCTGGTGCCTGGGGCCAACTACGGCAACAACTATGCTGTCTTTGAGACC GCCACTAGGAACACAGGCAAGAGCATTGCTGACAGGAACATCGCCAACCCCACCGCCATGCTGCTGGCCAGCTGCCTCATGCTGGATCACCTCAA GCTTCATGAGTATGCGAGCATGATCCGCGGCGCTGTCCTTCAGACCATGAACGAGACCAGG TTGCACACCCCAGACATCGGAGGGCAGGGCACCACCTCGGACGTGGTTCATAACATCATGAAGAACATCCAGAGCACTGGGCCCCTTACCACTGAGCTCTAA